GGTAGCTGGTGCCAAGTACCGCAATGGCCTTCAAGTGAAAGCAGCAGCATGACCCCAAGACACCGCTCAGCTATTTCCACAACATTTGACAGGACCTCCCGCCGTGGCGGGTAGTCGTAAACTGGCTGGCTCGGTCGAGGTACAGGCTATTGGGGAGGCCGTAGCGGCGGAAGACGTGGTAGAGTACCATAAAGCAGGCATCACGTGACTCCTGTGGTGCGAACAGACCATAGAGCGGTATTCCGGTGGCATCGTCAGTCGAGAGCATCAAAGTCAGCATGGGCAGTTCCGGTCCGAGCCACAGGTGCGGGCTGCCATCGAGGAAGAGCATGGTGCCGAATTGGGCTTGGCGCTCGCGGCGGCGACGATGGTGATGACCATGGTGCGGTTTCGGGCCGAGGCCTTCGGCTCGGAGCCAAGAGCGGACGGTCTCACGGCTCAGGTTGATGGCGAATTCATCGGCCAAGGTTTCGGTGAAGTGGGCGAAGTTGAAGTCGAAGCAATCTTTGCGGTAGATGCCAACGACCCGCTGTTGCAGGTAACGGGGCTTGGCGTTGGCCGGAGTGTGGCCGTGGTTGCCGTGGCGGACGCCGGCGGCGCCGTGCCTGCGGACGCTGGCCTTGAGGCGGAAAACCTGGCGGCGACTCAGACCAAGCATCTTGGCGGCTACGGCAGTGCTGAGTGCTGCGACCAGGGCCTGTTGAATCACACTGAAGCGTTTCATGTCCTGTTCAGAGTAGCAGACTGACTGTGACATGCCGCCAGCATAGCGGCCGACACGCCAGGGTATGACATAATCGCTCTGCCACTAGCCTATGACATTATCGCTCTGCGGCCACATAAGAGGCGCAGTTGCTTGACACCAGGACACTGCCAAGGTAACATCGTCTGCAATTCCGGGGAGTACCCGTGCAGTTCATCCGCCGATTCAGCGGCGCCTTTCCGGGCGCCGCATTGCGAGCCGAAGGAGCATCGGCTGACCGCCAACGGCTGACTGCCAGCAGCCGGAAGCGCTATATGACTACAAGATCTGCGGCACTTGTCAAATCACAGGCGACTGGGCCTGAGCTATAGGGCGATGCTGTTCCTGCGCCGGAAACCGAAGGCGGGCCGGGCAGCGCTGGACGATTTCCTGTCGAACTGGGAGAAGCTCCAGAACTTCGACCCGAGAGAGCGTCGCGACCCGACCTCAAGGCTTGTTGATTTTCTGACCACAATTCCGCAGTCGGTCGAGAACGGCAAACGGCAGTTGGCCGAAGCTGGTCAGCAAGGCACAAGTAGCAGCGTTGATTACCTGCTGGACGCGGTGAGCAGGCTCCCGTCCATCGGCGAATGGCGATTGGCGAATGGCGATTGGCGGTCGGCGTTGGAGGATCCAAAGACCCCATGGGAGAAGCTGGAGAATGAGGTCGGGGTAGTCGCGAAGCTCGTGAACCGCTTCCGAGTGCACGAACTACAGGCGGTGAGCGGTCCGGGTCGCGAGCGAGTAGACCGCCTGCGCGACCGCCTGCGTGAGCTGGGGCGCTGGGCAAACCGGGATGAGTACGCCGCGGCAATGCACGAACTTGAAGAAGCCGTCGCTGAGCTGGACCGGGCATTGGCGGAGCACGACCAGGCACACCCCGAGTATCGGCAGTATGTGAAGCAACTGGCAGAATTGTACCGACTGCGCGAGGAAGGTTTCCGCGCCCTGGTGGCCGGCGATTCGCCCGAGGGTCTATCAGTGACGGTCGAGTCGCTGAGCAGCCCCAGACCGGAGCGGGTCCAACTCGCACTCGAAGCGCTGCTGGCGCGAGGGTGGCAGCCGGCAACGGTCGACGCGAAGCTCGATTGGTACTGCGCCCAGGCGCGGCGCCCGGATCTTCGCGCCAGGGCGCTGGCCGGACTCTCTGTCCTTGTCGGCCAGACCACCGACCCGGCACTGCTGGTTGACGTTGTTGAACCGCGCCTCGCCCGGGAAGGGCTGACCGACCTGCAGGAGGAAGGACTTCCGGATCTTCGGGCCGGCCTGCTGGAACATCTTGCCGCGCTGGGCGGCGAGCGGGCCGCAGCGAGGCTGGTGGCAGTGCTGGAGTCCCACACTGATCCCCCGAGCCTCAAGGTGACGGTCATACGTCTGCTGGTGAAGGCGAACCCGCCGGAGGCGGTCAGGCTTCTGACCGACGCGATGAGCAGTATTGAGACCGAGGTGCGGGTGGCGGCGACTCAGGCGCTGGCTACGGTCTCGACCGAGACGGGCACGGCGGAAAGGGCAGCCGTGCTTGACCGCCTGGTTTTCGCACTGCGCGACGGCGAACCTGTAGTACGCGACGCTGCTGTGGAGTCACTGAGGAAGTACCCAGACGCAGTCGGGCAGTTGATGCAGATACTGCTCGAGGATCGGAACCCGGCCGCGCGTGAGTCTGCGGCCCGGACCTTCGCGAGCGAACTCTCGCCGGACGCGGCCGCCACCGAAGTCCTGGCGCGCGCGCTGTCCGATGAGGACGCCGCGGTGCGCCGCGCCGCGGCCGAGGCGCTCGCGGCCCAGAGCCGAATACCATCGTTGCCCGAGGGCAGGATGCGGTACCTTGCTGCGAAGCAGGATTGGCGGGGAGTGCGGCAGGCGGGACGAGCGGCGATTCCGTATCTGGTGCCGTTGCTCAAGGACCGGGATGAAGCTGTTCGCCTGGAAGTCGTGAAGCTGTTGGGTTCGCTACGCGAGCGAGAGACGGCTCCCGAGGTCAGTCACCTGTTGTCCGACGCGAGCCAGGAGGTAAGACGTCAGGCGGCGCTCGCGCTCGTCGCGCTGGGAGACGGCGCTCAGGCGGTCGCGCTGCGCGCGGCGGCGGCCAAGGAAGGGTTCGAAGACGTGCGCAGAGAGATGGAGAGCGCGGTCCGGCGGCTGGAGAAGGCATGAGAACAGCCGAAGTCAGAAGTCAGATATCAGAATTCAGAACGCAGAAGTCCGGAGCCGAAACCCGAAACCCGGCGGCTCGACGAAGGTCTCTAGCGTGCTGGGCTTACTAAAGGGCCTCATTCCGTCCAAGAGCGACCGCGAGGTGAAGCGGCTCTGGCTTCGGGTTGCGGAGATAAACGAGCTCTGGGGGACTCTCAAGAAGCTGACGGACGCTGAACTACCGAAGAAGACCGAGGAGTTCATAGCCCGCATCCGTGAGG
The window above is part of the candidate division WOR-3 bacterium genome. Proteins encoded here:
- a CDS encoding helix-turn-helix domain-containing protein gives rise to the protein MSQSVCYSEQDMKRFSVIQQALVAALSTAVAAKMLGLSRRQVFRLKASVRRHGAAGVRHGNHGHTPANAKPRYLQQRVVGIYRKDCFDFNFAHFTETLADEFAINLSRETVRSWLRAEGLGPKPHHGHHHRRRRERQAQFGTMLFLDGSPHLWLGPELPMLTLMLSTDDATGIPLYGLFAPQESRDACFMVLYHVFRRYGLPNSLYLDRASQFTTTRHGGRSCQMLWK
- a CDS encoding HEAT repeat domain-containing protein gives rise to the protein MLFLRRKPKAGRAALDDFLSNWEKLQNFDPRERRDPTSRLVDFLTTIPQSVENGKRQLAEAGQQGTSSSVDYLLDAVSRLPSIGEWRLANGDWRSALEDPKTPWEKLENEVGVVAKLVNRFRVHELQAVSGPGRERVDRLRDRLRELGRWANRDEYAAAMHELEEAVAELDRALAEHDQAHPEYRQYVKQLAELYRLREEGFRALVAGDSPEGLSVTVESLSSPRPERVQLALEALLARGWQPATVDAKLDWYCAQARRPDLRARALAGLSVLVGQTTDPALLVDVVEPRLAREGLTDLQEEGLPDLRAGLLEHLAALGGERAAARLVAVLESHTDPPSLKVTVIRLLVKANPPEAVRLLTDAMSSIETEVRVAATQALATVSTETGTAERAAVLDRLVFALRDGEPVVRDAAVESLRKYPDAVGQLMQILLEDRNPAARESAARTFASELSPDAAATEVLARALSDEDAAVRRAAAEALAAQSRIPSLPEGRMRYLAAKQDWRGVRQAGRAAIPYLVPLLKDRDEAVRLEVVKLLGSLRERETAPEVSHLLSDASQEVRRQAALALVALGDGAQAVALRAAAAKEGFEDVRREMESAVRRLEKA